A window of Miscanthus floridulus cultivar M001 chromosome 12, ASM1932011v1, whole genome shotgun sequence genomic DNA:
CACTACTTGTCTTcattaataaaaaaaaaattcatagcAAATTCAAGTGCATATGTACTATAGATGAACTAACCTTATAAACTGACCCATACCCCCCTTCGCCAAGAAGGTTACTGGAACTAAAATTTTCAACAGCAGTCCTTAGTTCACCATAACTGTAGCTAAATACGTTGGGTCTTCCAACAATGCTGCAGAGCTCTGCAGGCACCACATATtgtaagtatatatgtaggtaaGAAAAATCTTTTGGTGGGTCAAAAAAATTCAGGTCAGTCTAGCGTATCATCTACCTTGCTGATACAATGATTTTTGTCTCCTTTTGTGCCTCCACATATAGAGTCCAACAAGTACTAGTCCTAAAACTGCTGCACCAACCATGACTCCAATAATTACACCTGTTTTACTACTCTTCTTCGGTGCAACTGTAGGAGAATCATCAAAAAGCGCATTTTTAGAAAATATTATCTTACATCAAATCAATATAATGGTATTTGGCTTCTACTTACGTGTTTATGAACTTTCATTCATTTTTAGTTTTAATCATCTATACTCATGTATTAGTAATTTTATATGCATTTCTTGACCCCTTGCAAATTATCAAGAATTATTAAAACCATGATTTGTGGCTAAAGGAAATACCCAGAGTTGCACTCAAAGCTGATATTGTAGGCCCGTAGTAGCCTTGACTAGGGATGCAACAAGTGCCTTTGCCAGCCCAAAAGAGGTGAATCTCAAGGAAGTTTCTAGTGACCGGAACAATGTATTCCTTCTTAACACTAGTGTAAGATCTCCCGCTTGCTGCCTTCCTTATGTCAAAGTTCTGCTCTTTACGCTCGCCCTAtaccaaaaggaaaaaaaaaaagaaaaaaatgtctTGATCATCTCATAAGGTAAAAACGCAAGTGCAAGTTATCAGCACAACTCAAACCTACCTGCACAAAGATATCAAAAACCCTTTTGCCTAAACTCTTCCAAGTACGTGAATCTTCATAGCCAAACTCTGCAAACTGAAGCGTGACTGTATAATTTCCATTCCGAAGTCCAATACCATAGTATCTTAAAGATGATGGTGACATCCTTGCTGTCTTGAACAATTCTGAATCTGAGGTATTCTGAAACTGCCCTGAGCTACTGATTATGTAACTTCCACATGGTCCTGCATCCATGAATTTCCCGACATTGCTCACACCCCATCCTGGTGCTCCTGTAACATAATAGGATGCAGCTCCAAGATTGCCACTATCAGGTTGATACATAATATTTCCTGTAGAGCCAGATATATTGTTCCCGCAGTCCACAGCAAAGGAGGAAGCTGCAAGCAAGTTAAATTGCTTAAAACCAGTTTCTATTTAGAGAAGTAGGCACGCATATCTGAGAGCAAAGTTGTGACTGG
This region includes:
- the LOC136497467 gene encoding probable LRR receptor-like serine/threonine-protein kinase At1g56140 isoform X1 yields the protein MTSLNTLVLRNCRISDSLASVNFSRFEALQLLDLSFNDMTGQVPQALLNLNFLNIMNLVANNFSSSNSNNSVLPSGLECLQRNTPCFLHSPQSSSFAVDCGNNISGSTGNIMYQPDSGNLGAASYYVTGAPGWGVSNVGKFMDAGPCGSYIISSSGQFQNTSDSELFKTARMSPSSLRYYGIGLRNGNYTVTLQFAEFGYEDSRTWKSLGKRVFDIFVQGERKEQNFDIRKAASGRSYTSVKKEYIVPVTRNFLEIHLFWAGKGTCCIPSQGYYGPTISALSATLVAPKKSSKTGVIIGVMVGAAVLGLVLVGLYMWRHKRRQKSLYQQELCSIVGRPNVFSYSYGELRTAVENFSSSNLLGEGGYGSVYKGKLTDNSAVAVKQLSKTSSQGKKQFIAEIETIS
- the LOC136497467 gene encoding probable LRR receptor-like serine/threonine-protein kinase At1g56140 isoform X2, coding for MTSLNTLVLRNCRISDSLASVNFSRFEALQLLDLSFNDMTGQVPQALLNLNFLNIMNLVANNFSSSNSNNSVLPSGLECLQRNTPCFLHSPQSSSFAVDCGNNISGSTGNIMYQPDSGNLGAASYYVTGAPGWGVSNVGKFMDAGPCGSYIISSSGQFQNTSDSELFKTARMSPSSLRYYGIGLRNGNYTVTLQFAEFGYEDSRTWKSLGKRVFDIFVQGERKEQNFDIRKAASGRSYTSVKKEYIVPVTRNFLEIHLFWAGKGTCCIPSQGYYGPTISALSATLG